The proteins below come from a single Hyphomicrobium denitrificans ATCC 51888 genomic window:
- a CDS encoding HisA/HisF-related TIM barrel protein, with translation MDIIPVIDVSRGKVVRAIQGKRAAYLPIETPLAATSEPGDVARGLRSLYPFRRAYVADLDGIEGRGRNTHLVPELSQALPNTELWIDAGTGSRSAARAVLAAPVATLVVGSESLESVRAWHEISAEAPGRTVLSLDFRGDEFMGPEALLADAALWPTRVIVMTLDRIASEGGPNIALLETIAARAGGRRVYAAGGIRSLEDLARIGKAGAAGALVASILHAQKISAGDLKEIAGR, from the coding sequence GTGGACATCATTCCGGTTATCGACGTGTCGCGAGGCAAGGTCGTACGTGCGATCCAGGGGAAACGCGCGGCGTATCTTCCGATCGAAACACCGTTGGCGGCGACGTCCGAGCCCGGCGACGTCGCGCGCGGCTTGAGGTCGCTCTATCCGTTCCGCAGGGCCTATGTCGCCGATCTCGATGGCATCGAAGGGCGCGGGCGAAACACGCATCTCGTTCCGGAACTCAGCCAGGCCTTGCCGAATACCGAGCTTTGGATCGATGCGGGAACGGGATCGAGAAGCGCGGCGCGCGCTGTTCTCGCGGCGCCGGTCGCGACGCTGGTCGTCGGTTCGGAAAGCCTCGAGAGCGTTCGCGCGTGGCACGAGATTTCGGCGGAGGCTCCGGGCCGCACCGTGCTGTCTCTCGATTTTCGCGGCGACGAATTCATGGGACCAGAGGCGCTGTTGGCCGACGCCGCGCTCTGGCCGACGCGCGTGATCGTCATGACGCTCGATCGGATTGCGAGCGAGGGCGGACCGAATATCGCGCTTCTCGAAACGATCGCGGCGCGTGCAGGCGGGCGGCGCGTCTATGCGGCGGGCGGCATTCGTAGTCTCGAAGATCTCGCGCGCATCGGCAAGGCAGGCGCCGCCGGAGCGCTCGTCGCGTCGATCCTGCATGCGCAAAAAATTTCGGCCGGCGACCTCAAAGAGATCGCCGGCCGGTAG
- a CDS encoding DUF447 domain-containing protein, protein MPRIVETIITTTDASGEAYIAPLGLIEDGAHWIIAPFKPSRTLENLRAHPFAVASHTDDVRVFAGGVTGRKLWPLTAATTIKGHRLADCVSHWELKIERFIEDEQRPRFACAIVHQETHKVWEGFNRAQAAVLELAVLTTRLNMLPSEKVENELKYLEIAIAKTAGPREEEAWEWLMEKINAWRQARFDKSPEPR, encoded by the coding sequence ATGCCGCGCATCGTCGAGACGATCATCACGACAACCGATGCATCGGGCGAAGCGTACATCGCGCCGCTTGGGCTGATCGAGGACGGGGCGCATTGGATTATCGCGCCGTTCAAGCCGTCGCGGACGCTCGAGAATTTGAGAGCCCATCCCTTCGCGGTTGCGAGTCATACGGATGACGTGCGCGTTTTCGCCGGTGGTGTGACAGGGCGGAAGCTCTGGCCACTCACAGCCGCGACGACGATCAAGGGGCATCGCCTTGCCGATTGCGTGTCGCATTGGGAATTGAAGATCGAGCGCTTTATCGAAGACGAGCAACGGCCGCGCTTTGCGTGCGCCATCGTGCATCAAGAGACGCATAAGGTCTGGGAAGGATTCAACCGCGCGCAGGCTGCGGTTCTAGAATTGGCGGTGCTAACGACGCGGCTCAACATGCTGCCGTCCGAGAAAGTCGAGAACGAGCTCAAGTATCTCGAAATCGCGATCGCGAAGACCGCCGGTCCACGCGAGGAAGAGGCCTGGGAATGGCTGATGGAAAAAATCAATGCCTGGCGGCAGGCACGTTTCGATAAGTCGCCCGAACCCCGATGA
- a CDS encoding dihydroneopterin aldolase, producing MTEKKKAAKPARDDKAAKLKRAAAKTRQIGDSIFVRDFIVDCNVGVYAEEQGVTQRVRFTVDARLARDVFTVDDNMADVPSYADIIDFIVALARAGHINLVETFAERIAEHVLSDKRIIAVRVMLEKLERGPLRGVEIIRPATRDAAREFGRG from the coding sequence ATGACGGAAAAGAAAAAAGCGGCCAAGCCCGCGCGCGACGACAAGGCGGCAAAGCTCAAGCGTGCGGCCGCCAAAACGCGGCAGATCGGCGACAGCATTTTCGTGCGCGACTTCATCGTTGATTGCAATGTCGGCGTCTACGCCGAGGAGCAGGGCGTCACGCAGCGTGTGCGCTTCACCGTCGACGCACGATTGGCGCGCGACGTGTTCACGGTCGACGACAACATGGCCGACGTGCCGTCTTACGCCGACATCATCGACTTCATCGTGGCGTTGGCGCGTGCGGGCCATATCAACCTCGTCGAGACGTTTGCAGAGCGCATCGCGGAGCACGTCCTTTCCGACAAACGCATCATCGCGGTGCGCGTGATGCTCGAAAAGCTGGAGCGCGGTCCGCTGCGCGGCGTCGAGATCATCCGTCCCGCGACACGGGACGCGGCGCGCGAGTTTGGCCGTGGCTGA
- a CDS encoding class I SAM-dependent methyltransferase encodes MTRKDPQKAEFIAALAAALEGKTFIKLTLGKFRGEGEASKAVATLVALKDVPHLKLVTSFARKDDTKTFSINDGINAVKVLIGETYLSATLFSAERDVTLTYSKKREPHLTSGKPTLKPTEPVAHDRSKSYLVPPDRPYLKALQVSDAEGRVKPTMQGKYRQICRFIEIFDGLLKEGKRDGAQTPLSILDIGSGKGYLTFALYDHLTTALGQDCRMTGIEVRSDLVKLCNELARALKFSGLSFDAVEAQQKRAAADVVIALHACDTATDDALALGIGADAKMILVAPCCQHELAPQINDAHAGLAGIIKYPLLKQRQADLVTDAARALLLEASGYKVKVIEFVSTEHTAKNILIAATRSASVNRDRAKRQYQELKRATGFVTQHLVAQLKGVE; translated from the coding sequence ATGACGCGCAAAGATCCCCAGAAAGCCGAGTTCATTGCGGCGCTTGCCGCAGCGCTCGAAGGCAAGACGTTCATCAAGCTGACGCTTGGAAAATTTCGCGGCGAGGGCGAGGCGAGCAAAGCCGTCGCGACGCTCGTTGCCTTGAAGGACGTGCCGCATCTGAAGCTCGTCACAAGCTTCGCGCGCAAGGACGATACCAAGACGTTCTCGATCAACGACGGCATCAATGCCGTCAAAGTGCTCATCGGGGAAACATACCTCAGCGCGACGTTGTTCTCGGCGGAACGCGACGTGACGCTGACGTACAGCAAAAAGCGCGAACCGCATCTGACGTCCGGCAAGCCGACATTGAAGCCAACCGAACCCGTCGCGCATGATCGGAGCAAGTCGTATCTCGTTCCGCCGGATCGGCCCTATCTCAAGGCGCTGCAGGTTTCGGATGCGGAAGGTCGCGTCAAGCCGACGATGCAGGGCAAGTATCGCCAGATCTGCCGCTTCATTGAAATCTTCGATGGATTGCTGAAGGAAGGCAAACGGGATGGTGCGCAGACGCCGTTATCGATCCTCGATATCGGATCGGGGAAAGGCTACCTGACGTTCGCGCTTTACGATCACCTGACGACGGCGCTTGGACAAGATTGCCGGATGACCGGCATCGAGGTGCGCAGCGATCTCGTCAAGCTGTGCAACGAGCTTGCGCGTGCGTTGAAGTTTTCGGGTCTTTCGTTCGATGCGGTTGAGGCGCAGCAGAAGCGGGCCGCCGCCGATGTCGTCATTGCGCTGCATGCCTGCGATACGGCGACCGACGACGCCTTGGCGCTCGGTATCGGCGCCGACGCGAAAATGATCCTCGTGGCGCCGTGCTGTCAGCATGAACTCGCGCCGCAGATCAACGATGCGCATGCAGGACTTGCGGGCATCATTAAGTATCCGCTGCTGAAGCAGCGTCAGGCCGATCTCGTCACGGACGCGGCGCGGGCACTTTTGCTCGAAGCGTCGGGATACAAGGTCAAGGTGATCGAGTTTGTCTCGACTGAGCACACCGCAAAAAATATTCTCATTGCCGCGACCAGATCGGCGAGCGTCAATCGCGATCGTGCCAAGCGCCAGTATCAGGAGCTGAAGCGCGCCACGGGGTTCGTAACGCAGCACTTGGTGGCGCAACTTAAGGGTGTCGAATGA
- a CDS encoding ABC transporter ATP-binding protein, whose amino-acid sequence MNGKDASGAIRVAVKRKIFPAVGDREAQLVLQDIAFEVAPRSFLVITGPSGCGKSTLLNIIAGLDRDYEGAIDLGPAKDGVTFIFQTPRLLPWRTLYENIALALPDGDPRHAEIPAMLDRVGLREAQNAYPEMLSLGMQRRAALARGFILEPKILLMDEPFVSLDDPTAASLRELLMDLWRRHPTTVIFVTHDRSEAIQLGTRILRLAPGQASVAQDVAVALTDAQRHDRAAVLQEQSRIFAI is encoded by the coding sequence ATGAACGGCAAAGATGCAAGCGGCGCAATCCGCGTCGCGGTCAAGCGCAAGATTTTTCCGGCAGTCGGTGATCGCGAAGCGCAACTCGTGCTGCAGGATATCGCGTTCGAGGTTGCGCCGCGCTCGTTCCTCGTCATCACGGGACCGTCGGGCTGCGGGAAGTCGACGCTGCTCAATATCATCGCAGGTCTCGACAGGGACTATGAAGGCGCGATCGATCTCGGGCCTGCGAAAGACGGTGTGACGTTCATCTTTCAGACGCCGCGGTTGCTGCCCTGGCGGACGCTTTACGAGAACATCGCGCTGGCGCTTCCGGACGGCGATCCTCGGCACGCTGAGATCCCCGCGATGCTGGACCGCGTCGGGCTGCGCGAAGCGCAGAACGCCTATCCCGAGATGCTGTCGCTCGGCATGCAGCGGCGCGCGGCGCTGGCGCGGGGGTTCATTCTCGAGCCCAAGATCCTGCTGATGGACGAGCCCTTCGTGTCGCTCGACGATCCGACGGCGGCGAGCCTCAGAGAACTGTTAATGGATCTCTGGCGACGGCACCCGACGACGGTCATTTTCGTCACCCATGACCGCTCCGAGGCAATACAACTCGGGACGCGCATCTTGCGCCTCGCGCCGGGACAGGCGAGTGTCGCCCAGGATGTGGCCGTGGCCCTGACGGATGCTCAGCGCCATGACCGGGCTGCGGTGCTCCAGGAGCAGAGCCGCATCTTCGCCATCTGA
- the fae gene encoding formaldehyde-activating enzyme: MAKINKVMVGESLVGDGNEVAHIDLIIGPRGSAAETAFCNALTNNKDGFTTLLAVIAPNLPCKPNTILYNKVTIKDARQAVQMFGPAQYGVAKAVQDSVAEGVIPAAEADDLYIAVGVFIHWEAADDAKIQDYNYRAVKESIARAVAGKPTAAEATAQRNSVQHPFGAKT; encoded by the coding sequence ATGGCCAAAATCAACAAAGTGATGGTCGGCGAGTCGCTCGTCGGCGACGGCAACGAAGTTGCTCACATCGATCTCATCATCGGGCCGCGCGGCTCGGCAGCCGAAACGGCATTCTGCAACGCGCTGACCAACAACAAGGACGGCTTCACGACGCTTCTCGCCGTTATCGCGCCGAACCTCCCCTGCAAGCCGAACACGATCCTTTACAACAAGGTCACCATCAAGGACGCGCGTCAGGCCGTTCAGATGTTCGGACCGGCACAGTACGGTGTCGCCAAGGCCGTTCAGGACTCGGTTGCCGAGGGCGTGATCCCGGCCGCTGAAGCCGACGATCTCTACATCGCCGTTGGCGTCTTCATCCACTGGGAAGCTGCCGACGACGCGAAGATCCAGGACTACAACTATCGCGCCGTGAAAGAGTCGATCGCACGCGCCGTCGCTGGCAAGCCGACCGCTGCTGAAGCGACCGCTCAGCGCAACTCGGTCCAGCATCCGTTCGGTGCGAAGACTTGA
- a CDS encoding hydantoinase/oxoprolinase family protein, with translation MTIVAGYDVGGAHLKVARIENGRLAAVRQIACPLWQGLDRLDAALASAAPIVSDATIHAVTMTAELTEIFASREDGVVALLEQLRQRISGELRIFTGLKGFTDVQAARGDPLSVASANFLATARLIAERQPHALLIDFGSTTTDIVACDRPQGLSDAERLQTGELVYTGLTRTPVPSVATRAPLAGQWQGLARDTFATMADVRRILGELADDVDVHGTADERGKSVPESLARFARGFGRDADIRHLATWRASAAYIAERQLRSIHDGVLQVLSRPGLMTNAVISAGIGAPVIAQIASRLNLPVTDFGTLIDAPEDIRIWATRCAPAVSVALLQSKTS, from the coding sequence ATGACGATTGTCGCCGGTTATGATGTCGGTGGCGCACACTTGAAAGTTGCGCGTATCGAAAACGGCCGTCTCGCCGCAGTCCGGCAGATCGCATGCCCGCTATGGCAGGGCCTCGATCGACTCGATGCCGCGCTCGCAAGCGCCGCTCCGATTGTCAGCGATGCGACGATCCACGCCGTCACGATGACGGCCGAGCTGACCGAAATTTTTGCGAGCCGCGAAGACGGCGTCGTCGCCCTGCTCGAGCAACTGCGCCAACGCATTTCCGGTGAACTCCGGATCTTCACCGGGCTCAAAGGCTTCACCGACGTGCAGGCGGCGCGCGGCGATCCGCTCTCCGTCGCATCCGCAAACTTCCTCGCGACCGCGCGCCTCATCGCCGAGCGGCAGCCGCACGCATTGCTGATCGATTTCGGATCGACGACGACCGACATCGTCGCTTGCGACCGCCCGCAGGGCTTGAGCGATGCCGAGCGTCTGCAAACCGGAGAGCTTGTTTACACTGGCTTGACGCGAACACCGGTGCCGTCCGTCGCGACACGTGCGCCGCTGGCAGGGCAATGGCAAGGCTTGGCGCGCGACACCTTCGCGACGATGGCGGACGTGCGGCGCATCCTCGGCGAACTCGCAGACGACGTCGATGTGCACGGAACCGCCGACGAGCGCGGCAAATCAGTGCCGGAAAGTCTCGCGCGGTTCGCGCGCGGCTTCGGTCGTGATGCCGACATCCGCCATCTGGCGACGTGGCGCGCGTCCGCCGCATATATCGCCGAGCGTCAGTTGCGCTCGATCCACGACGGCGTGCTGCAGGTTCTCTCGCGTCCCGGCCTCATGACGAATGCGGTCATCTCTGCGGGTATCGGCGCGCCGGTTATCGCGCAAATCGCATCGCGGCTGAATTTGCCCGTCACCGATTTCGGTACGTTGATAGATGCTCCTGAGGATATTCGCATCTGGGCGACGCGGTGTGCGCCCGCCGTTTCCGTCGCATTGCTGCAAAGCAAGACCAGCTGA
- a CDS encoding ABC transporter permease, producing the protein MAPVSTSTSSIPRPARALGFNSTIERFAWMAGSLLVLGLFWHVLAVVLQNRYLPTPVAVFDIMMREAESGELWKHTSATLARVAIAFIFSMFIGTAIGLALGKYKTADKFFDAWLTLFLNLPALVTITLCYIWFGLTDVAAIVAVALNKIPNVAVNMREGARSLSKDLAEMAAMYKFGSWKTLRHVTLPQLAPFFAAAARSGLSLVWKIVLVVEAFGRSNGVGYRLAIAFQEFDVGTILAYALAFILIVQIIEFTILQPLQARVSAWRR; encoded by the coding sequence ATGGCACCCGTTTCGACCAGCACCTCTTCCATACCTAGGCCGGCGCGCGCGCTCGGCTTCAATTCGACAATCGAGCGCTTTGCCTGGATGGCGGGATCGCTGCTGGTCCTCGGTCTCTTCTGGCATGTGCTCGCGGTCGTCCTTCAGAACAGATATCTGCCGACGCCGGTCGCCGTCTTCGACATCATGATGCGGGAAGCGGAGAGCGGCGAGCTTTGGAAGCATACGTCGGCGACGCTCGCGCGTGTCGCGATCGCCTTCATCTTCTCGATGTTCATCGGAACGGCGATCGGGCTCGCGCTCGGCAAATATAAAACCGCGGACAAGTTTTTCGATGCGTGGCTGACGCTGTTTCTGAATCTGCCCGCGCTCGTCACGATTACGCTCTGCTACATCTGGTTCGGGCTGACGGATGTCGCGGCCATCGTCGCAGTCGCGTTGAACAAGATCCCGAATGTCGCGGTCAATATGCGGGAAGGTGCGCGCAGCCTTTCGAAAGACCTCGCCGAGATGGCGGCAATGTACAAATTCGGAAGCTGGAAGACGCTCCGGCACGTGACGCTGCCGCAGCTGGCGCCGTTCTTTGCGGCCGCCGCGCGATCGGGCTTGTCGCTCGTGTGGAAGATCGTGCTGGTCGTCGAAGCCTTCGGGCGTTCAAATGGCGTCGGCTATCGGTTGGCGATTGCGTTCCAGGAATTCGACGTCGGCACGATCCTGGCCTATGCGCTGGCGTTCATTCTGATTGTGCAGATCATCGAGTTTACGATTTTGCAGCCGCTGCAAGCACGGGTGAGCGCATGGCGGCGATGA
- a CDS encoding (5-formylfuran-3-yl)methyl phosphate synthase, protein MIDNLKGRRPAFLASVTSAAEASLVLAGGAGVIDCKDPSAGALGALPEAVVREIVEAVSGRLPVSATVGDLPPQPSALVEAVEHMAATGVEIVKVGFFGDDDARPAISALGKAKLGRARLVAVLMADQAPDFDLIPHFAANGFAGVMLDTANKAAGRLPTVLPASELSKFVLLARKSGLMSGLAGSLRLEDIAPLASLGSDVLGFRGALCETGRSSKLDPARVAAVRLEINRVQTIETAREKSVA, encoded by the coding sequence ATGATTGATAATTTGAAAGGGCGGCGTCCCGCCTTTCTGGCGAGCGTGACGAGCGCCGCTGAAGCGAGCCTGGTGCTTGCCGGTGGCGCCGGCGTGATCGATTGCAAGGACCCGTCGGCGGGCGCGTTGGGCGCGCTTCCCGAAGCTGTGGTTCGCGAGATCGTGGAAGCGGTCTCCGGCCGGCTGCCGGTTAGTGCGACTGTCGGCGATCTTCCGCCTCAGCCGAGCGCTCTCGTTGAAGCTGTTGAGCATATGGCCGCGACCGGCGTCGAGATCGTGAAAGTCGGATTTTTCGGCGATGACGATGCGCGACCGGCGATCTCGGCTCTCGGGAAGGCGAAGCTCGGGCGCGCAAGGCTTGTCGCGGTGCTGATGGCCGATCAGGCTCCGGACTTCGATCTCATTCCGCATTTCGCTGCGAACGGTTTTGCAGGCGTGATGCTCGACACCGCGAACAAGGCGGCTGGGCGTTTGCCGACGGTGCTGCCCGCTAGCGAGCTTTCAAAGTTCGTTCTGCTGGCGCGGAAATCCGGATTGATGTCGGGCCTTGCCGGGTCGCTCAGGCTGGAGGACATCGCGCCGCTCGCAAGCCTCGGTTCGGATGTGCTGGGCTTCCGCGGCGCGCTGTGTGAAACGGGCCGTTCGAGCAAGCTCGATCCGGCGCGTGTCGCTGCTGTCCGGCTTGAAATCAACCGTGTACAAACGATCGAAACGGCACGGGAGAAGTCCGTAGCATGA
- a CDS encoding ATP-grasp domain-containing protein, producing MRASAEIKPDPSGGPGDGLHLALLIEEGRGEWHARRIVRSLETMGARVTVSSLPHCAFDTGLESGIDIPGFKGRLPDGVFVRSISAGTLEQITFRLGLLHALRESGVRVWNDARAIERCVDKSQTTFLLHKHGVATPRTRVCETLPHALEYTEGLDRPLVMKPLFGSQGKGIGMISSQSELPAPEAVDQMYYMQDYIAPKDGIFEDWRVLASRHRIIAAMTRRGTNWVTNIHQGGKARAYLPDEEMAAISMAAMRAVDADYAGIDLIRTPDGELQVLEVNSNPAWRGLQSVADVNIAWAIAEDFLKTVIAHRAALGLGAPVALAAAS from the coding sequence ATGCGAGCTTCCGCTGAGATAAAGCCTGATCCTTCGGGAGGTCCAGGCGATGGTCTCCACCTCGCCCTTCTGATTGAGGAAGGGCGGGGCGAATGGCACGCGCGCCGCATCGTGCGCTCGCTCGAAACCATGGGCGCGCGCGTCACCGTTTCCTCGCTTCCCCATTGCGCGTTCGACACCGGGCTCGAAAGCGGCATCGACATTCCGGGCTTCAAAGGCCGCTTGCCCGACGGCGTGTTCGTCCGCTCGATTTCAGCGGGAACGCTGGAGCAGATCACCTTTCGCTTGGGACTTCTGCACGCGCTGCGCGAAAGCGGCGTCCGCGTCTGGAACGACGCCCGCGCGATTGAACGTTGCGTCGACAAATCCCAGACGACTTTTCTGCTGCACAAGCACGGCGTAGCGACGCCCAGAACGCGCGTCTGCGAAACGCTTCCTCATGCGCTTGAATATACCGAAGGCCTCGATCGCCCGCTGGTCATGAAGCCGTTGTTCGGCAGCCAGGGCAAAGGCATCGGCATGATCTCCTCGCAGAGTGAACTGCCGGCGCCCGAAGCCGTCGACCAGATGTACTACATGCAGGACTACATCGCGCCGAAGGACGGCATCTTCGAAGACTGGCGCGTGCTCGCCAGCCGTCATCGCATCATCGCGGCAATGACCCGTCGCGGAACGAACTGGGTGACGAACATCCATCAGGGCGGCAAGGCGCGCGCGTATCTTCCCGACGAGGAAATGGCGGCGATCTCGATGGCGGCCATGCGTGCCGTCGATGCCGATTACGCCGGCATCGATCTGATCCGCACGCCCGACGGCGAACTACAGGTTCTCGAAGTCAATTCCAATCCCGCCTGGCGAGGATTGCAGAGCGTCGCCGACGTCAACATCGCGTGGGCGATCGCCGAAGACTTCCTGAAAACCGTCATTGCCCATCGCGCAGCGCTCGGCCTTGGCGCGCCGGTTGCGCTCGCCGCCGCATCATGA
- a CDS encoding triphosphoribosyl-dephospho-CoA synthase — MTTALNPEQISSAFLAACRAELDALKPGNVHRHSAGHGMDVAHFERAAEAAAGPIADPSLSVGKRILRATEASVAATGLNTNLGIVLLSAPLAKAASETTFAIGLRRRLDMILAALDEQDATDAFAAIRIANPAGLGHVDEGDVRDNPDRLTLIKAMYLAAERDRIANAYVTAYSDIFDFALPVFQDARRVAIDSDLAVTTLHMSLLAEFPDTHIARKYGAAAAEEIREQARALKAYWSPVASAKSMTPLIEFDAIMKSKGRNPGTTADFVVATLFVAGLIGQKPA; from the coding sequence ATGACGACGGCTTTAAATCCAGAGCAAATTTCCTCCGCGTTCCTCGCAGCCTGCCGCGCCGAACTCGACGCCCTGAAGCCAGGCAATGTTCATCGACACTCGGCCGGGCACGGCATGGACGTCGCGCATTTCGAACGCGCCGCCGAAGCTGCCGCCGGACCAATCGCCGATCCATCCCTGAGCGTCGGGAAACGCATATTGCGCGCGACCGAAGCGAGCGTCGCCGCCACCGGCCTCAACACCAACCTCGGTATCGTGCTTCTCAGCGCGCCGCTCGCCAAAGCGGCGAGCGAAACGACATTCGCCATCGGCCTGCGCCGCCGCCTCGACATGATCCTCGCCGCGCTCGACGAACAGGATGCGACCGACGCGTTCGCGGCGATCCGCATCGCCAATCCTGCCGGGCTTGGACACGTCGACGAGGGAGATGTTCGCGATAACCCCGATCGATTGACTTTAATCAAGGCGATGTATCTCGCGGCCGAACGCGATCGCATCGCCAATGCGTACGTCACCGCGTACTCCGACATTTTCGATTTTGCGCTACCTGTTTTTCAGGATGCCCGGCGAGTTGCGATCGATTCCGATCTTGCGGTCACGACGTTGCATATGTCGTTGCTCGCGGAATTTCCGGACACTCATATTGCTCGCAAATACGGAGCCGCCGCTGCGGAGGAAATCCGCGAACAAGCGCGCGCATTGAAAGCGTATTGGTCTCCTGTTGCGTCTGCGAAATCGATGACGCCTTTAATAGAATTCGACGCAATAATGAAATCAAAGGGCCGCAATCCGGGCACGACCGCGGATTTTGTGGTGGCCACGCTCTTCGTCGCAGGGCTAATCGGCCAGAAACCTGCGTGA
- a CDS encoding PepSY domain-containing protein, with translation MIEVSRFARRAFAVAAMAFAMSAPVLAGHDVVRDDPGVVSERLNRMGFISWRYVKWDHGYWKIEDARRENGHRYDLKLEAGTFDIVHLKRDRD, from the coding sequence ATGATTGAAGTCTCTCGCTTTGCGCGCCGGGCATTCGCAGTCGCCGCCATGGCGTTCGCGATGTCGGCCCCCGTTCTCGCGGGCCACGACGTGGTGCGGGACGATCCGGGTGTCGTTTCCGAACGCCTGAATCGCATGGGATTCATTTCCTGGCGCTACGTCAAATGGGACCACGGCTACTGGAAGATCGAAGATGCGCGCCGTGAAAACGGCCATCGTTATGATCTGAAGCTGGAAGCCGGCACGTTCGACATCGTGCATTTGAAGCGCGATCGCGACTAA
- a CDS encoding ABC transporter substrate-binding protein, with amino-acid sequence MIDLTRRQALGAGLALSATSMFPRLARASVPVRLTSVKFGSVSWLIDTLRAEGIDKKHGLDLDVVEVANNAAAPIALLSGSADVIVSDWTWALRQRAKGDDLKFAPYSAALGSLMVPKDSPIKSFGDLVGKKIGVAGTGIDKSWILLRAYSRKVIGKDIANVAEPVFGAAPLVTAEFKGGRLDAVLNFWTYAARLRADGAREVLSMADVVKGLGISPTPALVGFIWSEKAVAKKSVPVDVLLNAVADANEVLAKSDAAWERLRPLIKPASDAELVAIRDYYRSGITGAWRPEETAAAEKLTNLLIELGDAELVGDGTRFDQHLFHT; translated from the coding sequence CGCGTCTGGCTCGAGCATCGGTGCCGGTGCGGCTGACATCGGTCAAGTTCGGCTCGGTGAGCTGGCTCATCGATACCTTGCGCGCAGAAGGCATCGACAAGAAGCACGGGCTCGATCTCGATGTCGTCGAAGTCGCGAACAATGCGGCGGCGCCGATCGCTCTCCTCTCCGGTAGTGCCGACGTCATCGTCAGCGATTGGACCTGGGCGTTGCGGCAGCGCGCCAAGGGCGACGATCTGAAATTTGCCCCTTATTCCGCCGCGCTCGGCAGCCTGATGGTGCCCAAGGACAGTCCGATCAAGTCCTTCGGTGATCTCGTCGGGAAGAAGATCGGCGTCGCGGGGACGGGCATCGACAAGAGCTGGATTTTACTTCGCGCCTATTCGCGCAAGGTGATCGGCAAGGATATCGCAAACGTCGCTGAGCCCGTTTTTGGTGCAGCGCCGCTCGTCACGGCTGAGTTCAAAGGTGGACGCCTGGATGCTGTCTTGAATTTCTGGACGTACGCTGCACGTCTGCGTGCCGATGGCGCGCGGGAAGTTCTTTCGATGGCGGATGTGGTCAAAGGCTTGGGCATCAGTCCGACGCCCGCGCTTGTCGGGTTCATCTGGTCTGAAAAGGCGGTGGCGAAAAAGAGCGTGCCCGTTGACGTTCTTTTGAACGCCGTTGCCGATGCGAATGAGGTACTGGCAAAGTCGGACGCCGCATGGGAGCGACTGCGGCCGTTGATCAAGCCGGCCTCGGACGCCGAACTCGTTGCGATTCGCGACTACTACAGGTCCGGAATCACCGGAGCATGGCGACCGGAAGAGACGGCGGCAGCCGAAAAGCTGACCAACCTTCTCATCGAACTTGGAGATGCGGAACTCGTAGGCGATGGCACCCGTTTCGACCAGCACCTCTTCCATACCTAG
- a CDS encoding uridylate kinase: MAERSADTVSPLVVKVGGSLAETGRMPAALSLIAAARVPVVVVPGGGPFADSIRALQPTMKFGEALAHRLAMLAMHQMAELIVAQNDRFTVVQSLAEISDAVRDGKVPVWAPLRMIAGDAAVPAGWMATSDTLAARLAELLGAPLVLLKSVDVEEGGSLDDLAARGVVDPVMPSIVARGSLSWSIFGPSDEARFRALLAGEGER, from the coding sequence GTGGCTGAGAGGTCGGCGGACACTGTCTCGCCGCTTGTCGTGAAAGTGGGTGGAAGTCTCGCTGAAACGGGACGTATGCCTGCCGCGCTCTCCTTGATCGCAGCGGCGCGCGTTCCGGTCGTCGTCGTTCCGGGCGGCGGTCCGTTTGCCGACAGCATTCGTGCATTGCAGCCGACGATGAAATTCGGCGAAGCGCTGGCGCATCGATTGGCGATGCTGGCGATGCATCAGATGGCCGAGCTGATCGTCGCGCAGAATGATCGTTTCACTGTTGTGCAATCGCTGGCTGAGATTTCCGATGCGGTGCGCGACGGCAAAGTGCCCGTCTGGGCGCCGCTGCGCATGATTGCGGGCGATGCCGCCGTTCCGGCGGGATGGATGGCGACGTCGGATACGCTTGCCGCTCGGCTTGCGGAGCTTCTTGGCGCGCCTCTCGTGCTTCTCAAATCCGTCGACGTTGAAGAGGGTGGCAGCCTCGATGACTTGGCGGCACGCGGCGTGGTCGATCCGGTGATGCCGTCGATCGTTGCGCGCGGCAGCCTTTCGTGGTCCATTTTCGGGCCTTCGGATGAGGCGCGGTTCCGCGCGCTTCTCGCGGGCGAAGGAGAGCGCTGA